From the Corythoichthys intestinalis isolate RoL2023-P3 chromosome 15, ASM3026506v1, whole genome shotgun sequence genome, one window contains:
- the wdr32 gene encoding DDB1- and CUL4-associated factor 10, with the protein MSSENDAAEEPRDRPDDGSSDKEPDADGDEDEDLGQNRPSTSAESGGYRADSAEKAPGCGGRPKSLFSWLQNRSIRRGVFVDPIRDNFRTMTSLYSSMYPAADSVNLNTRTHGAVFNLEYSPDGSVLTVACEQTEVLLFDPVSSRHIETLTEAHEDCVNNIRFLDNRLFATCSDDTTVALWDLRKLNSKVCSLHGHASWVKNIEYDTNTRLLVTSGFDGNVITWDTNRFTEDGCPHKKFFHTRYLMRMRLTPDCSKMLISTSSGYLLILHDLDLTQSLEVGSYRMLRARRTPLTSDGGVPASRSAGPRHGSDSGKLHPHREGLSPRNSLEVLTPEIPGERDRGSCITSLQLHPKGWAALIRCSSNLDDREWTCVYEFQEGAPPRPPVSPRCSLRLTHYIEEANVGRGYIKELCFSPDGRLICSPYGYGVRLLAFDDSCGELADCAPVPTACLREVCSIYSHSDVVLTTKFSPTHCQLASGCLSGRVALYQPKF; encoded by the exons ATGAGCTCGGAGAATGACGCCGCCGAAGAGCCGCGGGACAGGCCCGACGACGGCAGCTCCGACAAAGAACCAGACGCGGACGGAGACGAAGACGAAGACCTCGGCCAGAACCGTCCTTCGACTTCGGCGGAGAGCGGAGGATACCGAGCCGACTCCGCCGAAAAGGCTCCGGGGTGCGGCGGCCGGCCCAAGAGTCTCTTCTCATGGCTCCAGAACAGGTCCATTAGGAGAGGCGTTTTTGTGGACCCGATACGGGACAACTTCAGAACCATGACTAGCTTGTACAGCTCCATGTACCCGGCGGCCGACTCTGTTAACCTTAACACAAGGACCCACGGAGCCGTCTTCAACCTGGAGTACTCGCCAGACGG GTCCGTCTTGACGGTGGCCTGCGAGCAGACTGAGGTCCTCCTCTTTGACCCGGTCTCGTCCCGACACATTGAAACCCTGACGGAGGCCCACGAGGATTGTGTCAACAACATAAG GTTCCTCGACAATCGTCTTTTTGCCACGTGCTCGGACGACACGACGGTGGCGCTTTGGGACCTGCGAAAGCTCAACTCCAAGGTGTGCTCGCTGCACGGCCACGCCAGCTGGGTCAAGAACATCGAGTACGACACCAACACGCGCCTGCTGGTCACCTCCGGCTTCGACGGCAACGTCATCACCTGGGACACCAACAG ATTCACAGAGGACGGCTGCCCTCACAAAAAGTTCTTCCACACTCGCTACCTGATGCGGATGCGTCTGACACCCGACTGCTCCAAGATGCTCATCTCCACATCCTCGGGCTACCTGCTCATCCTGCATGACCTGGACCTGACGCAGTCGCTGGAGGTGGGCAGCTACCGCATGCTGCGAGCCCGGCGGACCCCGCTCACGTCAG ACGGAGGCGTGCCGGCGTCCCGCTCGGCCGGACCTCGGCACGGGAGCGACTCTGGCAAGCTGCACCCTCACAGAGAAG GCCTTTCTCCCAGGAACAGCCTGGAGGTGCTGACCCCGGAGATCCCAGGCGAGCGGGACCGAGGAAGCTGCATCACGTCCCTGCAGCTGCACCCCAAAGGCTGGGCCGCGCTCATCCGCTGCTCCAGTAACCTGGACGACCGCGAG TGGACGTGCGTGTACGAGTTCCAGGAGGgcgcgcctccgcgaccgcctgTGTCCCCGCGCTGCTCACTGCGCCTGACGCACTACATCGAGGAGGCCAACGTGGGACGGGGCTACATCAAGGAGCTGTGCTTCAGCCCGGACGGCCGCCTCATCTGCTCGCCCTACGGCTACGGCGTGCGCCTGCTGGCCTTCGACGACAGCTGCGGCGAGCTGGCGGATTGCGCCCCCGTGCCCACCGCCTGCCTGCGAGAGGTGTGCTCCATCTACTCGCACAGCGACGTGGTGCTCACCACCAAGTTCTCGCCTACGCACTGCCAGCTGGCCTCGGGCTGCCTCAGCGGACGCGTGGCGCTCTACCAGCCCAAGTTCTAG